ATGCGCCCGCTGGCGAAGATCGGTGAGGCGGAGTGGTTGCCGCCGAGCCGCTGCTGCCAGTGAATCTCCCCGGTCAGCGCGTCGACGCAGGTCCCGATGCCGAAGTCGGTGACGATGTACAGCTCGTCGCCGACGAGAATCGGCGACGGAGTAAGCGGCGCGCCGCGGCGCAGCCGCCAGGCGACGTGCGAGCGTGTGACGTCGCCGGTGCCGTCCGCGCGGACGGCCATCAGCGTTGGTGTCTGGAAGCCGGTCGACAAGTAGACAAGCCCATGGCCGTAGACGGGACGGGGAACGTTCGAGAAGCCGTTCGGGTAGCCGACGCTCCAGATCTCGTCTCCCGTAGCGGGGTCGTGGCCCGTCGTGCGGAACGCGCTGACGTTGACGATCTGCTCGCGGTCCCCGACCTCGATGGCGAGGGGCGTCGAGTAGGCCTGCGACACCGGATCCGGCCGCATCGATCGCCAGCTTTCCTCCCCCGTGCGCGCATCGACCGCGACGAGGTAGGCCGTGTCGTAGCCGTCGATGCTCACGATGAGCCGGCCGTCATGGAGGATCGGCGATCCGCCGTTGCCGTGCTGGGTGATGTGCGGAAAGTGCGTTCGCCAGAGCACCTCGCCGTCCGTGCTGACGGCGGCCGTGCCCGTCGCCCCGAAGTGGACGTACACCCGCTCGCCGTCCGGGTCCAGGACCGGCGTCGGCGAGGCGAGGCTGTTCTTCGGATTGAGCGGACTTACCTCGCTGCTGTCGAACACCGCCACGTCGAGCGTGTTCGAGCCGGTCGCGACATCGTAGGCGAGCAGCCGCAGCGAGCTGCCTTCATCCGGATCGACGACGGCGGTCGTCATCCAGAGACGCCCGTCGGCAATGACCGGGGACGACCAGCCGAGGCCTGGAATCGGCGTCTTCCAGGTGACGTTGCGTGTCTCGCTCCATTCGAGTGGGACCGAGGCGTCGGGTGCATGTCCCTGTCCCGTCGGTCCTCGAAACTCGGGCCAGTCGTCGGCCTGCGCGACGACGCCGTCGCCGGCGGCGCAGGCCACGATCGCGACGAC
Above is a window of Acidobacteriota bacterium DNA encoding:
- a CDS encoding PQQ-binding-like beta-propeller repeat protein: MNGTASTRLAAAVVAIVACAAGDGVVAQADDWPEFRGPTGQGHAPDASVPLEWSETRNVTWKTPIPGLGWSSPVIADGRLWMTTAVVDPDEGSSLRLLAYDVATGSNTLDVAVFDSSEVSPLNPKNSLASPTPVLDPDGERVYVHFGATGTAAVSTDGEVLWRTHFPHITQHGNGGSPILHDGRLIVSIDGYDTAYLVAVDARTGEESWRSMRPDPVSQAYSTPLAIEVGDREQIVNVSAFRTTGHDPATGDEIWSVGYPNGFSNVPRPVYGHGLVYLSTGFQTPTLMAVRADGTGDVTRSHVAWRLRRGAPLTPSPILVGDELYIVTDFGIGTCVDALTGEIHWQQRLGGNHSASPIFASGRIYFQNEEGVTIVIEPGTEYRELARNRLDGSTLASMAVSDGAAFIRTDTHLYRIEEQQP